Genomic segment of Rhinoderma darwinii isolate aRhiDar2 chromosome 12, aRhiDar2.hap1, whole genome shotgun sequence:
acctgtcactaggtcatataagttgaactgatttactgacctgaatagtgctaTCTCCCTGAATCCAGCGCAGTTTTTCTTTTCTtcatggacccccccccccatcgagAGTTATGGCCCACTGTTTTGTTGGCTccgtctatgctaatttgctgtagttagccaacggggtggagctagctacCCTGCctttgatgctgaccaatcagcgcaaggtagcttgagggtagttcacgccctgttggataactacagcaaattagcatatagggagccaatacAACAAtgagccatatctctggaacgggggggaccaggaaaaaaaaaagaaacacagcgctggaatcagggagacagtgctattcaggtcaATAAACCAGTTCAatctatatgacctagtgacagttcCTCTTTAAGACATTCTTAGAAATTGTATAGGGTTAAATcaaccattaaaaaaataaatgaatttagAGCGAGTGAGGTTTTCCCAAAATTCATTTCTAAACCGCCCATGcaattatattataatatcaaATCCAAACCATCAGGGCAGGCCCTTTCTATACACCCTACCAGGGCATTTAGATATCATACAGGGGTACCCCTGCTTGGTACTGCCCTCTAGCAGCCAGAGCGGATAGACACTACAAAGAGCGGCTCTCATTCTATAAAATGTGACTATGTATCATATCCATCCATATATTTCAGACTACTTTGCCAGTGGTTTTAAATTTGGAATAGGGGTTGTCtttattggacaacccctttaagattaatGTTCCACCAATAAAACTCTTTACAGAATATTTGGCTGACAGCCATCTTCTCCAATATGTCCATTGGGCATGTTATTTCTATAGAAGGATGGTAGGTAAAACGCGTCTGCGAGACACATCTGGTGCTACTTATCAAAGGAGAAACAAAGGATCGGAGAGGTCAATATCGAACCTGTCCAATCCTAATTTTTCTATATAGGAAATATCAAGGGACACTTAGGCTGTTCTATATGAGATAGTTGGTGGATCACTTCTAAATCGTCAAGATCTACTGACAAAaatctcatgtctatggccagctttacttaCTGGAGTGCTATGTTGAAGAGCTCTCAAGGGTTCTTCTAGCTAACTACCCCCAAGCAAAACCAATTCCAAAAAGAGTGATGTCTTATCCTCCGAAGATCCCTCAATTATCATGAAGATGGTAGGAGGCCAGGAGGACCTTTTACACAAGATCTCATCATGGCAAGACCCATATATGTAATATTTTAGAGGGTAGGAGATTGACCCTAACTTAATCAAGATTGGCATAGTCTCTAGataaaaatatctatctatctatctatctatctatatattggGCGCAATGTGCACAAGCATCATCTCTACAAGCTTCCTGGAAGAAAAATTAATCTCGAAAGTCTATAAAATCTATAGTCTTGATGATATTCTAGATGGTCTTTTACGAAGAACTGAATTATATTGGGTTTTTAAGATTGAGTGAAGCCGGCCTTGAGAATTGTATTAAGTGTCTGACAGAAACTGCAAGCCCGTAGAAGATGGATGAAAATAAATGAGTACTGGAAACCAACCCATTTAGCTAATGAAATATAAGGAAATAACGACATGTCAAGTCAATGCTGAACTGGTGGTTTCATATCTAGGAGTCCTTTAGCGTTCCTCCTAGGTAAGGGCAGTGATTTAGGAGATGCTTAGTATCTATTGTTCTTCCTGACACGAACCATTAACAGCTATTACTTTAGTAGCCTTCAGCTTTCTGGGCCTGAGAAGCAGAAGGCCAAGGTTCATGAATGGGAATGTCCCACCAAGAAATTTTTTGTGCTTGACCATCACGTCCTATTGATCCTCCCACATAGAGTTTGGGATGTCCTTGTAGGGATCCATTATAAGCCTGGCACAACGGACAATCATCATGGCCAGGAAGACACAAAGGAGCAGGAACAAGGCAATGGCAAAACCTTTATCCACATCCACAAGGGGTAGTAAGGTGGGATCATCCATCTTAAGGGCCTTTGTCTTCTTGTCATCTGCTTCAAGGGGAAAAGACCTAGAAGACAAAGAAAAACATGATTAATGAAAAGGTCCATTCAACATAGTCAATCGGCCATGATGGGGTTGCCTGGtttggaaaaaaacattttctaataCCCTATTAGGTCATTCTGGGTTTATAATTATGAGGAGCGCCTCATTCAGAACCTCCATCGATAAGTCAATGCAAAAATTGACTACAAAGAGAACCTCTCTCTGTGTAGGACCCATCATGTTTCTCCATTTTACCGACAGTCCCTTAATTTAAGTGAGTACCatgtaatgctttttttttcctgtggtggcactgcaggagaatAACACACTTATTGTCAACTGATCGCTAGGACAACCTGTGATTagcttttttggggggtttccttcaaacaaaaacatattttaaaagctgagaacccctttaaccctttcaggaccagactcattTTCGCTTTTATGCTTCTGTTTTTTCCTCTCTACCTTCAAAAGgtcataacgtttttattgtttCATTGACACAGACaagtgagggcttaatttttacggggcaagttgtactttttaatggtactatttcATATTAAGTGTGATGTActaggaagctggaaaaaaatcagactggggtggaattggaaaaaaatagcGGTTCTTCGATTTTtttatgggtttcgtttttacagtgttcactataCAGTGAAAATGAGACATTATCTTtagtctgtgggtcagtacgatcgcGCTGAtatcaaattgatatagtttttgttatgttttagtacctttaaaaaaaaattaacgctTGAAAGaacctagggggcttgaacctgcgatcattagatggcttatgccatagactgcaatatcacagtattgcagtctatagtaaaattggcgcattgctattgagacctaccACAGGCAGTTCTCAATAGTGATCTTCCTGTAGCAGGCATGGAAAtgttcacaaggctcccagctgctagaggTGACCGGCCCCAAAGTGAAAGGGATCGTAAAAACCCCTCACATGCCAGTTGTCACACCTGACACCGGCCTCTGAGATGTTAAATGCTTGCGAGCTGGAGACTCGGCGGCTTCTGAGCGGGCGCCATAGTTAAAGAACCCTATCACGACGTAAATAGGCAGATCTGAGACGTGAACTTGTTAAAAGGTTATGACCATCTAaggtatttatggcatatccacctaTGTTGAGAACAGTGGTCTCTGACCCCTGTCCCGCCTGGTGAAGCGGGCACCGACCACTGTGACCAGGCAGAAAATGAATGAAGATGTTGGGCGCGGTTCTCTCCATTCCGTTCTATGAGTGTTACCAAAAACAGATGAGCAAGACGAGCAAACTCCCATACAAGTGAATAGAGAGAGCCGCGCACAAGCGGGCCCACCTCTCCATTCACTCTGTCCGGctggacataataataataataataatgctttaAGACTGCCCCACCGTCATTCAGAATctgactatagggggtgcagagattaCAGTAGCATATGGGCTTGGGAGCCTGAATAGACCCTCTTTCCCATATGAGGACATCAGTACTATTATAGGGATTAtccagtattagaaaaacatggcttctttcttctctcaaaaacagtgccacacctgcccacaggttgtccgtggtattgcagctcagccccgatGATTTCACtggagctgagttgcaataccaacacaacccatggacGGGAAGTGTGTTGTTtccgaaagaaagcagccatgtttttctaatcctgaacaaccaTGTTAAAATCGAAAGTCCCTTTAAAGATGATCATGTTTTATGATGTCACCATTGCCCTGAGCCGCAGCTCCCACTTGATGATGAGTGAATGTGTAAAGTTCATCTATTCTGGAGAGGACAATGACTAGAATGTAAACAGTGCACATACATTTGATTGATGTCCTTCCATGACACTTGGCCACGGCCAAAGAATGTATCACATCTGTGCTATGTGTACTATCCCTTTAAATCAGGCAGCCTGTCTTAGGAGACATGTCAGCAATGTGACGGGTGACCTCTATCCTTCTGCCATTGATCTCACTGAATATCTGGTATTCAACACACTAAATAACTACAGATGTGCAGCAGATAGATACATGCCGCAATAGCGGGCCACTTTCATTGACCCGGATGGGCTCCCAATCTAAAAAATTTGTTAAGTAATCAAATTTAAAATGCTCTAAGACGGAGCTGGATTATTGTGCAGTTAGCAGACTGTTTGAATAAGTATTCATATCCTCTAATATTTTGGGGAAGCACTTTTTTGCTTTTCTTAGTGTGAAAAAGTTGGCCACAGGGTGTAAGATTTACCCCCGATCCAATATTTCTTACCATTAGGATGTTTATTCATTCAATGGGGCATATATTGAAGGGTAGGAACCCAATTCGTTATGGCCTAGCGCCATTTTTGGGTGCAAAATACCATAGTGGTGTAAGGAAGAGAAGTGTGTCTAGTATGCCGAAAGCCACGCCAAATATATTTAGTTGCATGCTCCATCTTGGTAAACGGCACAATTTTCGCCCTGTGTAAAGGGACTTTGATAAATGTGCCCTATTTATTGTCTCTCTCATTAAGTTTTTGTTTAATGGGTTCAATTGTGCCtggaggatcagactacacacagggtttgtttgtag
This window contains:
- the CTXND2 gene encoding cortexin domain containing 2; the protein is MDDPTLLPLVDVDKGFAIALFLLLCVFLAMMIVRCARLIMDPYKDIPNSMWEDQ